ATGAACATAAAAGAAAACACTCCCAAATATAGCACGAGAAAAAAATCCTACGCGAattacttgcagcgtagttaaatgaaaataattgtaatgtCCAtttacatccgatgttgtttcgGAAGGAACATTGCCGAGGTGCTCAGATTAGAAAAGAGGATGCAATAacagtttttataaaaatacgtAAACTGATAGCGTCCGCCATCTTTATAACTAGACGCGACCAGAAGGCCGTGTATAGTATTAACATTGCGCAAATTCTTCGAGGGCGTCGGTGCACTTAATATAtattcggtgaaatatattttggtcCTTCATTTCTAACTATCGCTGCATTTATCTTACAATAGTCATAATCCAATTTCTTTTCCAGACGGTTCGTTGCATACTATCACAGGGGGTCATCTATTCGGCGGTGACCCCGGCAACCCCAATCTCGTCAAATTCAATGACTCTGTCGCCTGGAATGATGGCCGGATCACCGCAATACAGATGCTCTGCGGCAAGTACCTGCTTGCCTTTAAGATCCAGTATAATGGCGTGTGGTCAGTTCAGAGAGGATTCTGGAACCCTGCCTGTTCGGAAAACCAAACGTGGACGCCAGCGCACGAGTTTGGAGAGGACGAATGGATACAACACGCGGCGTTTACGGGCTCACGCTGGCCTAGCGTCACATTCACAACAAACAAGCGCCAGCTGGAAACATGTGGCGTACCCGTGACGTCACCCAGATACCTGGAGGGTGGAAGGCTGGAGTATGTCAGTGGGATATTTGGTTGCTACTTCGACGAATTGCAGTTTTACTGGTCAAATTACAGAGATTTCAATTAATAAGATATTATATAGagtattatttgtaaaatatgccTATTACTCAGGGCATAAAAACCGTAAATACGTCCATTATTAAGAGTttcgtttataatttaataCTTCCATTTGTTCACGTAGGTCTCGTTTTGagattaaatacaaatattaattaatgtaatgtattgCATACTAAATTTATAACTATCTAAATTATCTAAATTAAAATTGACGATACGGAAATGCCTTTGAGAAAAAACCTCGAGGCCGCTGGTGCTTCAAGAGCACACCAGCTACGATGACGTTAAAAAGACAAACATACCTGTGCTAAATTTTCTTAAAGTAAAAgtagacattttttattaaacgttaaatatgcactcttacCCCAAAAtaggatttaccacaattaataatattgtttaaatatttcaaaaagaatgaaaaaatgttgaaaacaatggttcttatgaaggataccgatattaattttaaagaattgagcataaaactcggtatttctactttatgagactgtagtagatcacagtaaatcttttagcattcaccggtcatttaatattttagcgctttcatctatttaatacacggttacaatcttgtcatcagtaatagatatttcccataaatgcattatttagtaaaaagaTAAAGGTATATAagtcaaaattcatgtttgttattcatttgattgtattgatttcgaataaaagtgtcactttaatatttttaaagataggAATACTTTTCAACTAAACAAAAGTGATAAGATCTTAAACGACGTGTTACGTTCGAACTCCAAAACCAGCATTCAAAAAaggattttcatttattttttttataaaaattatcaaCAATAAAGCCATGTTCAAAAATCTAAAACCCCTTCTACCTAGTTTCTTGCCTcgttttaacaaaatcattgaaGAGTGTCTGGATTTGATGCAAAACTCTATTCTCTATGCATAACAGTGTTGCAAAACAGGAACAGGAAGATGGCATAATTTTGCctcaacaatatttatttcgatgcTTTAAACAAATGTAGAGAACCTTATACCTCTGTTCTAGGGTCGTCTATAcgttgaaacattttaaagccTGGTGAAATGAGAATGACTGTTGAGTTTGTGTGTGGGGGGAGAGGGgggttaaatgttaaaattcagAAATTATTAGAAGTCAACATTGCCCGGGTAGTCCATTCACATGGTTACCAAAATACAGAAAATGCGAAAGGCACCAATTTGGAACACATTATCTTGAGGACTAATGCAATTCCATTCAATCACTAGACCCAAAAtaaaaaatccaagatggccgtGACAAATCCAAAAAGGCCGCCATGcaatttgtacaataataatttgataaatcaaatcattattttatacttaagttAACTAAGACCTGATGTAGAACGCACCGTTCGATAAGAAGACAGCGATTTGATAAGTCAATTGCCAGCGATTCGATAAGTAAACTGTCAGGAATTAATGTTCAGTAAAATGAAAGCGATTCCACAAGTAAACTGTCAGGGGTTTGTTCAGTAAAATGACAACGATTGGATCAGTAAACTGTCAGCGATTCGTTCAGTAAAATGACAGCGATTCGAGCAGCATAACAGCACTTCTATTTTTAGAATTCAACATCTATCACTTAAGCATAACAGCACTTCTATATTTAGAATTCAACCTCTATCCCTTAAGTTAAGCATAACAGCACTTCTATATTTAGAATTCAACCTCTATCACTTAAGCATAACAgcaattctatttttagaattcAACATCTATCAATTAAGCATAACAGCACTTCTATATTTAGAATTCAACCTCTATCACTAAAGCATAACAGCACTTCTATTTTTAGAATTCAACATCTATCACTTAAGCATAACAGCACTTCTATATTTAGAATTCAACATGTATCACTTAAGCATAACAGCACTTCTATATTTAAAGGTCAACCCCTATCACATAAGCATAATAACACGTCTATACTTAAAGGTCAACCTCTATCACTTAAGCATAACAgcacttctttttttaaaggtcaacctctatcacataagcataacaacacttctaaggtcaacctctatcatatttacataacaacacttctatatttagaggtcaacctctataatataagcataacaacactcctatatttagaggtcaacctctatcatataagcataacaacactcctatatttagaggtcaacctctatcatataagcataacaacactcctatatttagaggtcaacctctatcatataagcataacagcactcctatatttagaggtcaacctctataatataagcataacagcactcctatatttagaggtcaacctctataatataagcataacgacactcctatatttagaggtcaacctctatcatataagcataacgacactcctatatttagaggtcaacctctataatataagcataacgacactcctatatttagaggtcaacctctatcatataagcataacgacactcctatatttagaggtcaacctctatcatataagcataacgacactcctatatttagaggtcaacctctatcatataagcataacgacactcctatatttagaggtcaacctctatcatataagcataacgacactcctatatttagaggtcaacctctatcatataagcataacgacactcctatatttagaggtcaacctctatcatataagcataacgacactcctatatttagaggtcaacctctatcatataagcataacgacactcctatatttagaggtcaacctctatcatataagcataacgacactcctatatttagaggtcaacctctatcatataagcataacgacactcctatatttagaggtcaacctctatcatataagcataacgacactcctatatttagaggtcaacctctatcatataagcataacgacactcctatatttagaggtcaacctctatcatataagcataacgacactcctatatttagaggtcaacctctatcatataagcataacgacactcctatatttagaggtcaacctctataatataagcataacgacactcctatatttagaggtcaacctctatcatataagcataacgacactcctatatttagaggtcaacctctataatataagcataacgacactcctatatttagaggtcaacctctataatataagcataacgacactcctatatttagaggtcaacctctatcatataagcataacgacactcctatatttagaggtcaacctctataatataagcataacgacactcctatatttagaggtcaacctctataatataagcataacgacactcctatatttagaggtcaacctctatcatataagcataacgacactcctatatttagaggtcaacctctataatataagcataacgacactcctatatttagaggtcaacctctataatataagcataacgacactcctatatttagaggtcaacctctataatataagcataacgacactcctatatttagaggtcaacctctatcatataagcataacaacactcctatatttagaggtcaacctctatcatataagcataacgacactcctatatttagaggtcaacctctataatataagcataacaacactcctatatttagaggtcaacctctataatataagcataacgacactcctatatttagaggtcaacctctatcatataagcataacaacactcctatatttagaggtcaacctctataatataagcataacaacactcctatatttagaggtcaacctctataatataagcataacgacactcctatatttagaggtcaacctctataatataagcataacgacactcctatatttagaggtcaacctctataatataagcataacgacactcctatatttagaggtcaacctctatcatataagcataacgacactcctatatttagaggtcaacctctataatataagcataacgacactcctatatttagaggtcaacctctataatataagcataacaacactcctatatttagaggtcaacctctatcatataagcataacaacactcctatattaagaggtcaacctctataatataagcataacaacactcctatattaTTTAGAGATCAACctctataatataagcataacaacactatatttagaggtcaacctctatcacATAAACAGAACAGCACCTCGTTATTTATAATGGTGGTGGTAgttgtggtgttggtgatgatggtggtggtgattgtgatgatgatgatgatgatgatgatgatgatgatgatgatgatgatgatgatgatgatgatgatgatgatgatgatgatgatgatgataacgacCATAAATAAGacgaataatacaaataaatcagGCTGTTATTTGCTAGTTTACTTCTTCGACTTTACAAATCATTCTGCATGCCGGCACTTTCCTGCTGCATACAGTTCGCGTGATCGTCGCATATAGGTCGCCACGAATAACATGCTTAACAATGCCCCACATTAAGTTCGTCAACATCCTTTTGGATCTGTTGACAATCTGTATTCGCCCTACAATGCCTACCGACCTTGGGGACGTAAGTGAAATCggttaatcatttaatattcttcGCGTTAACcttataaatgcaaataacaaaacatgcgGAATTAAATGTACCGTCGTAAGAATACGTAATGAACGACGCAGGATTTGAATTATTATATAAGTAACTGCAGCCGTTAAGTAAGGCATTACTTATAACTAATTCGCTTCAAATTGATATCTATTTGTacgttgtgttttatttcatttgatattataCAAAAACTCACCACAATGAACGCCGAACTTTCGATTGCCTTCGCAGTTCTGTGCTTCGTTACGCACGGTAAGTCTTAAACCCTTTGTTTCCAAAAATGTGATTCAATTTAGGGTTTACAGATATACTGTAAAAAATGGGCGTTGCTGTATAAGGGATGTTGTGAATTTTGGACATATCAAATGTTGTTAGTTAAAGGCGGTATTTAAATACACGGAATTTGAAACCCTTGAATGGCTAAAACTTCAAAGAAGGAGGCACGTAAAATAATGGGTATGTcttgaatatataaaatgaagattttacaAAGTCTCGACAACTGATATGCCAATTACTGACTAGATatgttgtttgttaatttgtggactaaaaaaggaaaaagtttttgtattaagacatttccgggaaaacgttaatgctttttgattggaaatctgatcaAATTATTTCGTAAAACTGCTCAACTCTTATTTACAGCTTTTTATGTTGCTCCGGATATATGGGTCATGCTTCTTAAATATTGAACTTCAAATCTAAATagaagttgattttttaaaacatttaaacaaagtttttgtGCCTCAATCGACTTTTCCATTCTGTATCAGTTAGAGTAACCATTGATTACGATCGAAATCGActtgcttgttgttgtttttaaacgtATTTAGATCTCATCAATTATCTGATTCATGGAATAGAAACACATAGCAAGGAAACTCATGTTCATATCACTTCATTTATGCAATAGTAAGATGACACGAATTAaattctttatgattaagaatgggctgAGTGAGAGTAGCGAaagagcccttcttaatcatttagattCTACTTCAGGCTATCTAACTGGCCTAgaattgtgtatcggatgagtggcagggggcggacctttaaacacccgcgaaagttggaattcttaatgattatgtttaataattaataattgcctatctgcaatttatttggctgtaaatgtaggttgtattctaacaaacattagaatacaacctcgctacgctcactccgcccattcttagtcattaagaatttacttcacgTCATCACtattacttatttcttttcCAGCAAGATCCGCGCACACTATCACTGGGGGTACTACAATCGGCAGCGACAACATCGGCGACACTCTCGTCCGCTTCAACGACAGGGCTCACTGGAGCCACGGAAGAATCACCGCCATACGAATGCTGTGTGGCCAATACCTGCTTGCCCTGTCGATTCAGTATAACGGGCAGTGGGCACCTCAGCACGGATTCTGGAACCCAGAGTGTGCGACAAACCAAACGTGGACGCCTGTATACAGTTTCGGACCAGACGAATGGATAACGAGAGCGAGTTTGACGGGGGAAGCTTACGTATCTAGTGTCACCTTCACCACAAACAAGCAGCAATCGCTTGAAACATGTGGGATCCCCGCGACATCCACGACGTCAATTTCTGTTCTGGAGGGTGGTAAACTGGAGTATGTCACCGGGATGTCCGGCTGTTACTTCGACCGACTCCAGCTTCACTGGTCCGATTTTGGAAACTTTATtggataaaatattataatgttataaagaGAAAGTCTTTGTAAACAATACTCCAACACTCGGAGTATAAAAACTGTTAATAATTACATAGTCATTAATTACATAGtaatgatttatgtttataattgcatTTCTTCCCTTTGTTAAACTTCTTCACGTACGACTCATTTATGCAATTTAAATCAACCTAAATGTAACAAGCTGCATATTACAATTATTACTGTCTTTATCAAACTCACTCCGTAAAACTGCTTAATTTTGAACTGGAATCTGGACAACTGAATAAAACGTCCCAATATTACTAGATGTTCGtatgttttattgatgtaaTATATGGTAATTTCTTATAATAATCAGTAACGACAGATGCGTAGCGagaaatacagtaaaactgcgatcgctcaaGACATCAATGTCTGAACTAAAACCTCGAGTGATCCGATGTTCcgaacgaaaaaaaacaacaatatacatgtacagcgAATTAATAGAAAAgtttgtttggtttaaaaaaaatatatatatatatatatatatatatatatatataaatccgtcagcgtacaattatttggactaatcCCCCTGTTACTGTTTAATTAGTTTAGATTTTGTCATTGTTTGCGTTT
The sequence above is drawn from the Mya arenaria isolate MELC-2E11 chromosome 14, ASM2691426v1 genome and encodes:
- the LOC128218416 gene encoding zymogen granule membrane protein 16-like, coding for MNAELSIAFAVLCFVTHARSAHTITGGTTIGSDNIGDTLVRFNDRAHWSHGRITAIRMLCGQYLLALSIQYNGQWAPQHGFWNPECATNQTWTPVYSFGPDEWITRASLTGEAYVSSVTFTTNKQQSLETCGIPATSTTSISVLEGGKLEYVTGMSGCYFDRLQLHWSDFGNFIG